Proteins from one Porites lutea chromosome 3, jaPorLute2.1, whole genome shotgun sequence genomic window:
- the LOC140931083 gene encoding beta-galactosidase-like translates to MAIGVYLLVCLTYATCILFHQTAARSFTVDYKNNVFLKDGEPFRYISGSIHYFRVPRVFWRDRLEKMKAAGLNAIQTYIAWQVHEKVEGQYDFEGGNDFVDFTQLAGSLGLLVIIRAGPFIAAERDMGGLPPWLLKDYTANYMPRFRTMKNAAYIAAVDRWMRVLLPKIKPLIYSYGGPVITVQVENEYGSLEQCDHQYMAHLKDLFVKYLGNDVVLFTNNGCADRMFECGTLQGMLSTVDAGGGEKTLEKCFETQRSFKLMGPLVDSEFYPGWIDNWGMKFQHRDAEVIANDLDTLLSANYSVNVYVFHGGTNFGFMNGANLYYGYKPQITSYDYDAPISESGELTKKYFAMREVILKHRGLPPLPVPVSTPKQSYGNIYMTKVAYLLDVVHSLSPFGPIKTVLPKTMESVGQNYGFLLYRTQIPQKFANTNVELEILGLRDRGIILVGQERKATLSRASFNRTSFNLADNLTLNILVENQGHITGGSDMQDPKGILGNVTINKEILVDWEMYTLDLQSSQGWSEAFKNDNTGIPSDLLSDVPTFYHGFFNISSDGNPGDTFLKFQNWHKGQLYVNGFNLGRYWPVKGPQQTLYVPGSLLSAGKPNEVILLELDSAPCTVPESCFVQSVSTPILDGPVDGSPPKRA, encoded by the exons ATGGCCATCGGTGTCTACTTGCTTGTTTGCCTTACTTATGCTACATGTATCCTTTTCCATCAAACAGCAGCCAGATCCTTCACCGTGGACTACAAAAACAATGTCTTCCTCAAAGATGGCGAGCCATTTCGCTATATTTCTGGAAGTATTCACTATTTTAGGGTCCCTCGCGTTTTTTGGCGTGACAGGCTCGAGAAGATGAAAGCGGCTGGGTTAAATGCCATACAGAC GTACATAGCATGGCAGGTCCACGAGAAAGTTGAAGGACAATATGACTTTGAGGGAGGAAACGATTTTGTTGACTTCACGCAGCTGGCAGGATCTTTGGGGTTGCTGGTGATTATAAGAGCAG GCCCTTTTATCGCAGCTGAGCGAGATATG GGTGGATTACCGCCTTGGTTATTGAAGGACTACACTGCTAACTACATGCCGCGATTCAGAACAATGAAAAACGCCG CTTACATCGCTGCAGTAGACAGATGGATGAGAGTGCTCCTTCCAAAAATAAAGCCTTTGATCTATTCTTATGGAGGACCCGTTATTACAGTTCAG GTTGAAAATGAGTATGGATCCTTAGAGCAGTGTGATCATCAGTACATGGCTCACTTAAAAGATCTCTTTGTAAAATATCTTGGCAACGATGTCGTTCTCTTTACAAACAATGGTTGTGCTGACAGAATGTTCGAGTGTGGAACTCTGCAGGGGATGTTATCAACGGTGGACGCCGGTGGAG gaGAGAAGACATTGGAGAAATGCTTTGAAACCCAGCGTTCGTTTAAACTTATGGGCCCCCTGGTTGACTCTGAATTTTACCCAGGCTGGATCGACAACTGGGGTATGAAATTCCAGCACCGAGACGCTGAGGTTATCGCCAATGATCTCGATACTTTGCTGAGCGCCAACTATTCTGTAAACGTGTACGTGTTTCATGGCGGGACGAATTTTGGATTCATGAATG GTGCTAATCTCTACTACGGCTATAAGCCTCAGATAACCAGCTACGACTATGACGCCCCTATCAGTGAATCAGGAGAGCTTACAAAGAAGTACTTTGCTATGAGGGAAGTGATATTAAAACATCGGGGTCTACCTCCTCTACCTGTCCCTGTGTCCACACCGAAACAAAGCTATGGAAACATCTACATGACCAAG GTGGCCTACTTATTAGATGTTGTCCACAGTCTTTCTCCTTTTGGACCAATCAAAACCGTTCTTCCTAAGACCATGGAAAGTGTTGGACAAAACTACGGCTTCCTACTTTACCGCACCCAGATTCCTCAAAAGTTTGCAAATACAAATGTAGAACTAGAAATTCTAGGACTACGAGATCGCGGAATTATTCTGGTTGGCCAG GAACGCAAGGCTACTTTGAGTCGTGCAAGCTTCAATAGAACGTCCTTCAACCTAGCAGACAATCTAACGCTGAACATCCTGGTAGAGAATCAAGGACATATAACAGGAGGCTCAGACATGCAGGATCCCAAAGGAATCCTTGGAAATGTGACCATAAACAAGGAAATTCTTGTCGACTGGGAAATGTACACATTGGACCTACAAAGTTCTCAAGGGTGGAGTGAGGCTTTTAAGAACGATAACACAGGGATACCAAGTGACCTTTTGTCTGACGTACCCACGTTTTATCATGGCTTTTTCAATATATCCTCCGATGGTAACCCAGGAGACACTTTTCTGAAGTTTCAAAATTGGCATAAG GGTCAGCTGTACGTCAATGGCTTTAATCTGGGTCGTTACTGGCCCGTGAAGGGTCCTCAACAGACACTTTACGTCCCTGGCTCGTTGTTGTCTGCTGGAAAGCCAAATGAAGTGATTCTCTTGGAGCTAGACAGTGCACCCTGTACGGTCCCTGAGAGCTGTTTTGTGCAAAGCGTCTCGACGCCCATCCTGGACGGACCCGTGGATGGGAGCCCTCCTAAGCGGGCGTGA